One part of the Methylobacterium mesophilicum SR1.6/6 genome encodes these proteins:
- a CDS encoding ABC transporter permease, with product MRAGSVPHGRIGRLDAVGYLICLGGIVRRELLRFFNQKERFFSALVRPLVWLFIFAAGFRNTLGVSIEPPYQTYVLYEVYVVPGLAVMIQLFNGMQSSLSMVYDREVGSMKVLLTSPYPRWLLLLAKLIAGVAVSVVQAYAFLAVAYFWETDIPPLGYLTALPAFLATGLMLGAIGLFLSSLVRQLENFASVMNFVIFPMFFASSALYPLWRIRESSETLYWICELNPFSHAVQLVRYALYVQFEPVACAVVVGVTLAFFGMAVVAYDPGRGIMARRGGPAGETT from the coding sequence ATGAGGGCCGGTTCAGTTCCGCACGGCCGCATCGGCCGCCTCGATGCCGTCGGTTACCTGATATGCCTCGGCGGAATCGTACGCCGTGAACTGTTGCGCTTCTTCAATCAGAAGGAGCGGTTCTTCTCGGCCCTGGTCCGGCCCCTGGTGTGGCTTTTCATCTTCGCGGCGGGCTTCCGCAACACGCTGGGCGTCTCCATCGAGCCGCCCTACCAGACCTACGTGCTGTACGAGGTCTACGTGGTCCCCGGCCTCGCCGTGATGATCCAGCTGTTCAACGGCATGCAGTCGTCCCTGTCGATGGTCTACGACCGCGAGGTCGGCTCGATGAAGGTGCTGCTGACCTCGCCCTATCCGCGCTGGCTGCTGCTGCTCGCCAAGCTGATCGCTGGCGTCGCGGTCTCCGTCGTCCAAGCCTACGCCTTCCTGGCTGTGGCCTATTTCTGGGAGACCGATATCCCCCCGCTGGGCTACCTGACGGCGCTTCCGGCCTTCCTGGCCACGGGGCTGATGCTGGGCGCGATCGGCCTGTTCCTCTCGTCGCTGGTGCGTCAGCTCGAGAATTTCGCCAGTGTGATGAACTTCGTGATCTTCCCGATGTTCTTCGCCTCCTCGGCGCTCTACCCGCTGTGGCGGATCCGGGAATCCTCCGAGACTTTGTACTGGATCTGCGAGCTCAACCCGTTCAGCCACGCGGTTCAGCTCGTCCGCTACGCCCTCTACGTCCAGTTCGAGCCGGTCGCCTGTGCCGTGGTGGTGGGCGTGACGCTCGCCTTCTTCGGCATGGCGGTGGTCGCCTACGATCCCGGCCGCGGCATCATGGCCCGCCGGGGCGGCCCGGCCGGCGAGACCACCTGA
- a CDS encoding YVTN family beta-propeller repeat protein, with protein MSRRVEAGLSVFALGAWFALCGPAAAYTAYITNEKGNSVSVIDTNTMAVTATWKVGRRPRGVTVSKDGKELFVCASDDDRIDVLDTSSGKVVRSLRSGPDPEQFILDASGNPLYVANEDDSQVTIIDIEKNKVLAEVPVGVEPEGMGLSPDGKILVNTSETTNMAHFIDTKTFQVIDNVLVDARPRFAEFTADGKFLWVSAEVGGTVSVIDVAQRRVVKKITFKIPSVNDEAIQPVGIRITKDGTKAFVALGPANRVAVIDAKSYEVEKYLPVGQRVWQLAFTPDQKMLFTTNGTSNDVSVIDVAAEKVVKSIPVGLLPWGVAISPN; from the coding sequence ATGAGCCGCCGCGTCGAGGCAGGTCTGAGCGTGTTCGCCCTCGGTGCGTGGTTCGCCCTCTGCGGGCCGGCCGCCGCCTACACGGCCTACATCACCAACGAGAAGGGCAATTCCGTCAGCGTCATCGACACCAATACGATGGCCGTGACCGCGACCTGGAAGGTGGGCCGCCGCCCGCGCGGGGTGACCGTGTCGAAGGACGGTAAAGAGCTGTTCGTCTGCGCCAGCGACGACGACCGTATCGACGTGCTCGACACGAGTTCCGGCAAGGTCGTGCGCTCGCTGCGCTCCGGGCCGGATCCGGAGCAGTTCATCCTCGATGCCTCGGGCAATCCCCTCTACGTGGCCAACGAGGACGACAGCCAGGTCACCATCATCGACATCGAGAAGAACAAGGTGCTGGCCGAGGTGCCGGTGGGCGTCGAGCCGGAGGGGATGGGCCTGTCGCCGGACGGGAAGATCCTCGTCAACACCTCCGAGACGACCAACATGGCCCACTTCATCGACACGAAGACCTTCCAGGTCATCGACAACGTGCTGGTGGATGCCAGGCCGCGCTTCGCCGAGTTCACCGCGGACGGAAAGTTCCTCTGGGTGTCCGCTGAGGTGGGCGGCACAGTGAGCGTGATCGACGTGGCCCAGCGCCGGGTCGTCAAGAAGATCACCTTCAAGATTCCGAGCGTGAACGACGAGGCGATCCAGCCGGTCGGCATCCGGATCACCAAGGACGGAACCAAGGCCTTCGTGGCGCTCGGTCCAGCCAACCGGGTCGCGGTGATCGACGCCAAGTCCTATGAGGTCGAGAAGTACCTGCCGGTGGGCCAGCGCGTCTGGCAGCTCGCCTTCACGCCGGACCAGAAGATGCTGTTCACCACGAACGGCACCTCCAACGACGTCTCGGTGATCGACGTGGCCGCCGAGAAGGTGGTCAAGAGTATCCCGGTCGGCCTGCTGCCCTGGGGCGTGGCGATCTCGCCGAATTGA
- a CDS encoding ABC transporter substrate-binding protein — protein MHDPALETTVRRPTWRRAALAVLALAPIPAWAQQPAPQPIDTHVGLIYRPQPAPSSYDAEAAPEDEGLAGAKMGINDNNTTGRFTKQTYALDDVALTDDKADPVAAAKDLVAKGVRYLVLALPADAVLAVADAVKDSGAVVLNAGAPDDRLRGADCRANVFHILPSRAMLTDALAQYLTVMRWRKLFLIVGPTEADKAYADAVRNSARKFALKITAEKPWTFGPLAKARGDTPTRAEAMVFTRGLDYDMAIVADEEGDWGDYVPYRTVDPRPVGGTQALTPTTWSPVLETWGAAQAQNRFRRLAGRLMRPLDYQVWAAVRTVGEAVTAKKTNDPAVIGPYLVEPDFTLPAYKGVPLSFRPWDHQLRQAIIVVQPKALVSVAPEQGFLHQRTPLDTLGVDLPETTCKFK, from the coding sequence ATGCACGATCCTGCACTCGAGACCACCGTCCGGCGTCCGACATGGCGGCGCGCAGCGCTCGCCGTGCTCGCGCTGGCGCCGATCCCCGCCTGGGCGCAGCAGCCCGCACCCCAGCCGATCGATACCCATGTCGGCCTGATCTACCGGCCGCAGCCCGCACCATCCTCCTACGATGCCGAGGCGGCGCCGGAGGACGAGGGGCTCGCCGGCGCCAAGATGGGCATCAACGACAACAACACCACCGGCCGATTCACCAAGCAGACCTACGCCCTCGACGACGTGGCATTGACCGACGACAAGGCCGATCCGGTGGCGGCCGCAAAGGATCTCGTTGCCAAGGGCGTGCGCTACCTCGTTCTGGCGCTGCCCGCAGACGCCGTCCTGGCCGTCGCGGACGCGGTGAAGGATTCGGGCGCCGTGGTGCTCAATGCCGGCGCGCCCGACGACCGCCTGCGCGGGGCCGATTGCCGGGCCAACGTGTTCCACATCCTGCCGTCGCGGGCCATGCTGACCGATGCCCTGGCGCAGTACCTCACCGTCATGCGCTGGCGGAAGCTTTTCCTGATCGTCGGTCCGACGGAGGCCGACAAGGCCTATGCCGACGCGGTGCGCAATTCGGCGCGGAAATTCGCGCTGAAGATCACCGCCGAGAAGCCCTGGACCTTCGGTCCCCTGGCCAAGGCGCGGGGCGACACGCCCACCCGCGCGGAGGCCATGGTCTTCACTCGCGGCCTCGACTACGACATGGCGATCGTCGCCGATGAAGAGGGCGACTGGGGCGATTACGTCCCTTACCGCACGGTCGATCCCCGGCCGGTGGGCGGCACGCAGGCGCTGACGCCGACCACGTGGTCGCCCGTGCTGGAAACCTGGGGCGCCGCGCAGGCCCAGAATCGCTTCCGCCGGCTCGCCGGTCGGCTGATGCGGCCGCTCGACTATCAGGTCTGGGCGGCGGTGCGCACGGTCGGCGAGGCCGTCACCGCCAAGAAGACCAACGACCCGGCGGTCATCGGGCCCTACCTCGTCGAGCCGGACTTCACGCTGCCGGCCTACAAGGGCGTGCCGCTGAGCTTCCGCCCCTGGGACCACCAGCTGCGCCAAGCGATCATCGTGGTTCAGCCGAAAGCGCTGGTCTCGGTGGCGCCGGAGCAGGGCTTCCTGCACCAGCGCACGCCCCTCGACACGCTGGGCGTGGACCTCCCGGAGACGACCTGCAAATTCAAATGA
- a CDS encoding ABC transporter ATP-binding protein, whose translation MSGGDAAALKVDHVGHRFGSRAALDDVSLTVERGRFAALLGPNGAGKTTLFSVITRLYNNQTGRVSIFGHALDREPSRALARLGVVFQARTLDTDLTVEQNLLYHASLHGIARGAGKARVGVLLDRVGLADRRHDKVRTLSGGQSRRIEIARSLIHRPDLLLLDEPTVGLDLESRADIVAIVRALVREEGLSVLWATHIFEEIAPEDDAVVLHRGRIVARGRAGDIGAPGEGLAEAFRRIVAEPGRAAA comes from the coding sequence ATGAGCGGCGGGGACGCGGCGGCGCTCAAAGTCGATCACGTCGGCCACCGCTTCGGCAGCCGCGCCGCCCTCGACGACGTGTCGCTCACTGTTGAGCGCGGGCGCTTCGCGGCGCTTCTCGGGCCGAACGGCGCGGGCAAGACAACGCTATTCTCGGTGATCACCCGCCTCTACAACAACCAGACCGGGCGGGTGTCGATCTTCGGGCACGCCCTGGACCGCGAACCCTCCCGCGCGCTCGCACGCCTCGGCGTGGTGTTCCAGGCCCGGACGCTCGACACCGACCTCACCGTCGAGCAGAATCTCCTGTATCACGCGAGCCTCCACGGCATCGCCCGCGGCGCCGGGAAGGCCCGCGTCGGCGTGCTGCTCGACCGGGTCGGCCTCGCGGACCGGCGCCACGACAAGGTGCGGACGCTCTCCGGCGGCCAGTCGCGCCGGATCGAGATCGCCCGCTCGCTGATCCACCGGCCGGACCTTCTGCTGCTCGACGAGCCGACCGTCGGTCTCGATCTGGAATCGCGGGCCGACATCGTGGCGATCGTGCGTGCGCTGGTGCGCGAGGAAGGCCTGTCGGTCCTGTGGGCGACCCACATCTTCGAGGAGATCGCGCCCGAGGACGACGCGGTCGTGCTCCACCGCGGCCGGATCGTCGCCCGCGGCCGGGCAGGCGACATCGGCGCGCCCGGAGAAGGCTTGGCGGAGGCGTTCCGCCGAATCGTGGCCGAGCCGGGGAGGGCGGCGGCATGA